The Syntrophotalea acetylenivorans genome contains the following window.
AATGCTTCAGAGATTCCGCCACCAAGGGTCGCTGGAGTTCCCATACCTTGAGTCGCAATCACGGTGAACGCCTCTATCATGCCAAGAACGGTTCCCAGCAAACCGAGCAAAGGAGAAATTGTAGCGATGGTTCCAAGCAGTCCCAGGTATCTTTCAAGGGGCGCTGATTCACGGCTGCCGGCTTCTTCAACAGCCGTTTTGATTTGATCGCGACTGCGGCCTTTGGCCCTGAGAGCCGCCAAAAGAATGTGCGCAAGGGGCGTTCCATAGCGTTGGCAGACAATGGTTGCTTCATCGATGCGCTGCTTAGCGACAAGATCTTCAACCTCTTTAACCAACTCCCGGGAACCGCGGTTTACCCGAAAAAAACTCCACAAGCGCTCGAGAAAAATACCGAACGCAAGAACCGAACAGAGCAGAATCGGCCACATAAGTGGTCCACCCTGTATGAAATATTCCATCATAACAATTTATCCTTTCTTACCTTATGCGAACTCAGATTATCACAAGACCAATAAAATTCTATGGTTGGAATATGGAAACTAATTGCAACCTTCTTTCTGGAAGTCGGCAAAACACTGGGACAAAAGACGATAGGTTTCCTGCAGGTGCTGCGGAATAACACGTACCTCGGCAAAAACCGGCATAAAATTAGTATCCCCGACCCAACGCGGGACAAGGTGTAAATGAAGGTGGTCCGCAATTCCCGCCCCGGCAATGGGACCGATATTCATCCCGATGTTAAACCCCTGGGGCTTGCAATATTTTTCCAGGACCTTTCGAGACAACTTCAAAAGCTGGTGCATTTCCAGCATTTCCTCATCCTCAATATCCGATATGTCCGCAATATGACGATAAGGGGCAATTAAAAGGTGGCCATTGGTATAAGGGAACTTGTTCATCATGACAAAAGCCAGGCGCCCACGATGTAAGACCAGTCGTTCATAGTCTTCATCGTTCTTGT
Protein-coding sequences here:
- a CDS encoding MotA/TolQ/ExbB proton channel family protein; this encodes MMEYFIQGGPLMWPILLCSVLAFGIFLERLWSFFRVNRGSRELVKEVEDLVAKQRIDEATIVCQRYGTPLAHILLAALRAKGRSRDQIKTAVEEAGSRESAPLERYLGLLGTIATISPLLGLLGTVLGMIEAFTVIATQGMGTPATLGGGISEALITTAAGLSVAIPVLLLHKYLSSRLDSIVLEMEASSLRLVDLLGD
- a CDS encoding HIT family protein, which gives rise to MVKHLWAPWRMSYLQCKDERCDDCIFCVADKNDEDYERLVLHRGRLAFVMMNKFPYTNGHLLIAPYRHIADISDIEDEEMLEMHQLLKLSRKVLEKYCKPQGFNIGMNIGPIAGAGIADHLHLHLVPRWVGDTNFMPVFAEVRVIPQHLQETYRLLSQCFADFQKEGCN